The Sphingopyxis fribergensis DNA segment GTTGGCGCTGTTCGGGTTCTGCGCGCGTGCCATCGAGCAAACGCCGCGGACATGCGGTTCGCTGCTGAACTCCTGCGGCAGGTCGGGAAGCTGGCTGCCGCCCATGCCGGTGCCCGTCGGGTCGCCGCCCTGCGCCATGAAGCCCGGGATCACGCGGTGGAACACGACATCGTCGTAGAAACCTTCACTGGCGAGGCCGGTGATGCGCTCGACATGCTGCGGCGCAAGATCGGGGCGGAGGCGAATAACAACATCGCCGGTCGACAGCGAAAGGGTGAGAGTGTCGGACATGGT contains these protein-coding regions:
- a CDS encoding peptidylprolyl isomerase, which translates into the protein MSDTLTLSLSTGDVVIRLRPDLAPQHVERITGLASEGFYDDVVFHRVIPGFMAQGGDPTGTGMGGSQLPDLPQEFSSEPHVRGVCSMARAQNPNSANSQFFICFDDARFLDKQYTVWGEVIEGMENVDALPKGEPPREPGKIVKATVS